A stretch of DNA from Leptolyngbya sp. CCY15150:
TGTGTTTAGAAACTGCCCTAGCCTTGCTTCATGACTATCTCAAGGATCAGAATCAACCCCTCCATCTCATTGGGCATGGCACCAGTGGTCTGGTAGGCTTACTCTATGCTCGTCGCCATCCCGAGCGAGTGCGATCGCTGACCTTACTCTCTGTCGCACCCTATCCAGCAGTTGACTGGCAGGCTCATTATTATGTGCAGCTTCATCTGCTTCCCTGCTGCCGTGAAACATTGCTAACTCAGATGGTCTACACCTTATTTGGTCATCAGTCTCGACCCATTGCCAAACGATTTTTGTCTATCCTAGACCAAGATTTACAAACATCTCTGTCACCCCATACGCTCTATAAACGTACCCATATTGCTCCTGTGCAACTTTCTCTGCCTCTGCTGGTTTGTGGAGCACAAGATGATGTGATCATTGACCCCAACCTTCTGAATGGATGGCGATCGCACCTTGAACAATCTAACCCATCTTCTGCAGCCCAAGATATTTGGAGATGCCCCGGCGGACGATATTTCTTCCACTATTTCTATCCAGAGCAAACCCAGCGACGAATTCTCAACTTCTGGCAAAACGTTAGCCATCCTCAAACGGCTCTAGTCAGTATCTAATCTGTTGGACATCTATTATGATAGCAACGCCCATTGGGGGGAAACCAAATCACCCGATAGGGTGACTTATATCTTGGAACAAGATGGGTGGAAAGACGTCATCCTACGTTGTAGAATCTAAAGCTCAGTATCATAATTTATCACTGATAAGGACTGTTTATGGTTCAACATCGAGGTTGGCGTCGGGTGGGAGTGGGTATCGCTGCAGCCGTCTTAGCCTGGACGCCAGGTTTGCCTCTGCAGGGCTCTATGGCTCATGAGCCAGTGCCGATGAATCGTCAAGACTGTACGGAACAGCGTGGATACTACCTAGACATCCTGCTGCGGAATACCTTACTTTACAATAGCGACCTGTATGCTCAAACCGGTCAGCTTGAGCTAGCGGCGCGATCGCTGCACCATGGCGCAACGTTGGTTCCCACGATTGAGAACCCTAATCTACGCTCAGAGCTTGTGGCTCGCCTAATCGGCCGGGAGGGCGGGCAGCCCAGCACCCTCGACCAACTGCTGACCTACTATCAAACCACTAAGCAGACCGAGGCACTCCTGCCACTCCTAGAGGCGATCGCCGTGGGGGCTCGTTCGCTAAACGGAGACTCCTATGGCATGATCAACAGCCGTCAGGCTACCCTAGTGCGCCTGGCCCAGATCTATCATGACCTAGGCTATCCAGAGCAAGCCCGCGCACAATTAGATGAGGCCCAATTCTCCCTTGTGTCCCTTCAAGGGGAGGGCTATGGTCTGCTCGTGGCTCCCATGGCAGAAACCTATGCAACGCTAGGAGAATCGGAAACGGCGATCGCCCTTCTGGATCCAGCTCTGGCTCTGACCCGTCAGATGTCTCTCGACACTGGATCTGACCGTCTTGCCTATCAGTCTGATATTTTCAGTACCCTAGCGATCGCCTATGCTCGTTCAGGGGCGCTATCCACCGCGATGCAGATTCTAGGCGAGATCCGCCACGATGGCATCCGCGCTAGAACCTTGATTGCCATGGCCGACTATCAGCCCTCAGCCGATCAATCTATCCGCCTGCTAGACCAAGCGGCCCAGCAGTTCCAGACCCTGACCCCCGAGGAGCGATCGCCCCTAGTGGCCCCCTTGGCGCTCGGCTATGGTCAGGCGGGGCAATGGGAAGCCGCCCTACGGCAGGTGGATCAGATCCAATCGGCGGAGGCAAAGATTCGTAGCTTATCTGAGCTAGCGGCCCTGCAAGCCAGCCAGCCGTCCACCGGCACCGATCGGGATTTACTGGCAGAGTTGGTGACCACGGCCCAGGGCATGACGCCGTTTTATGATGGCGATCGCCTGATTGAACAAGCCGCTCAGTCCTATATTGATCAGCAACATTACGACCTGGCCCTCCAACTCAGTCAACAGCTAGACGAAAACCTAAAATCCAATCTGCTCCAGCGCCTGATTCCAGCCGCCAGCCGCCACGGAGCCATGGATGTGGCCTACGCAGCTCTGGCCGTGATACCCCCAGGCTGGGAAAATCAGCTTTATTATCTTAGCCTGAAGGAGATTGTGGCGGCCTATGCCCAGGCGGGGCAGTATGATCAGGCTCTGGCAGAGTTAGGTAATCTGCGGAATACGCCCTATGTTCCAAGCTATACCCAAGCTCAGATCGCCATCGCCCAGGCCTATGGGGCCGAGGGAAATACGGAGGCCGCTGTGGATCACCTCAATCAAGCGCTGCAGTCTATGACCGATCTGGAAGCCGCCATCGAACAGGAGATGCTGATCACCATTGCGGGGCAGTTTGCTAAGTTGGATCGTCCTGAGGAGGCGATCGCCGTGCAAACTCAGGTGCTAGGGCAAGATAGCTATGGTGTTGTGTCGTCGATGGATGCGCTGCTAGACCAATACCTCAGGGCAGACCACGATGAATTGGCGGTTCAGTTGGTTCAAGCCGTTGAGGTTGGTTATGGCCGCGATCGCTTGCTGTATCAAATTCTCAACCATCAGCTTAACCTTGGTGACTATGGGGCAGCAGCATCGACGGCGGGGCAGCTTGATGACGATCGCCAGCAAATTGTTGCTTGGCTCACCGTGGTGGACTACTACACCGCAGCAGCACAGCCGGAGCCAGCTCTGGCCCTTTTGGAGCAAGCCACAGCGATCGCTACGGCTCTAGATGGTATGGATGAAGATAGCGCTGCCACCAATCCCGACCGGGCGGCGGCTATACAGATGGATGGATCGATTCCCTATCGCGATCCGCTGGATAGGGGCACGCTGATTGAATCCATCGCGGTGCGCTATGCGGAACTACGGCAACATGAGACCGCCGTTGAGGTTTCTCGGGCTTTGCGATCGCCCTTGGCGCAAGACCAGTTGAAACAGCGGCTGATGTGTTACCAAGACTAGGATCATCTATGGCCGGGATCGACGGGGCTAGTCTCTGAAAAATCCCGGCTATGGTTAAGATTCTGGTAAACGCCTTGAGGCTGGTTGACTCTGCGATCGCTTCCTTGCTTTTTGTGCTAAAGTTTTTAGATAAGCTAAATACCTTGG
This window harbors:
- a CDS encoding alpha/beta hydrolase produces the protein MKKPEALWLSVSPALRGFNRPILNTISRQMAIAEWHYHQTIDEPMCLETALALLHDYLKDQNQPLHLIGHGTSGLVGLLYARRHPERVRSLTLLSVAPYPAVDWQAHYYVQLHLLPCCRETLLTQMVYTLFGHQSRPIAKRFLSILDQDLQTSLSPHTLYKRTHIAPVQLSLPLLVCGAQDDVIIDPNLLNGWRSHLEQSNPSSAAQDIWRCPGGRYFFHYFYPEQTQRRILNFWQNVSHPQTALVSI